The Komagataeibacter sp. FNDCR2 nucleotide sequence GTGCTTCATATTTGGAAAAAATCGACATGGCGCGTCAGGACGCCTGCTTGAGAGATACGATACACGCAGCCAGATCATCAATCGTGCGGATATCGGCCAGCCGGTCAAGCGGCACGGAAACATCGAGGGTATCCTCGATCTCCATGACAAAATTCATGACGGCCAGTGAATCAAAGGCCAGATCCTCGACGATCTTGCTGCTGCCATTGATATCACGGGGAACCTTGGGGTTCGCCAGCAGCGTCTTCACGATCAGCGCGGAGACGCTCGCTACCGTTTCAGTCATTCCTACATCCTTATGGCACGTCCTGCCTGCCTGAGCAGGGGATCAGCATGAATGGCCAGCCCGCGATCCATAAATCGTGGGTGGGGCTGCAATCCGCCCCCTAACCGGAAGTCTTATGATCGAAAAACAGGTTTTTGGCCAGTCCCGCGTTACAGTCCCGACCGTGCGGGAAGGCGGGCTGACGCTATCCTGTCAGACAACCGGGACAGATGTCGCCTCAAGCGGCTGGAATGCGCCCGAAAGCAGCATGGCTTTCGCCCGCGCGCGGGTCAGCTTGCCTGAAGATGTCTGCGGCAGGGTATGCGGCGGCACGAGGATAATGGAAACATCCACCCCATGCTGCCGACGGAACAGGCTGGCGGTTTCCGTTTTCAGCGTCTCGCGCGCTTCGGGGGAGGAGGCGCGGCACTGAACCAGCGCCACGATCTTTTCTCCCTCGTCCTCATCAACGGAGAAGACGGCCACATCGCGGCTGCGCAGGGTGCTGATTTCGGTTTCGGCCGACCATTCCAGATCCTGCGGCCAGATATTGCGACCATTGATAATGATTAGATCCTTGGCCCGGCCGGTCACGACAATCTGCCCGTCCAGCATGTAACCAAGATCACCCGTGTTCAGCCATCCATCGGAATCGAGCGCGCGCGCGGTTTCCTGCGGCCTGCGGAAATATCCCTGCATCAGGCTCGGGCCACGTACGAAAATGGTGCCGATCTGGCGGTCCTGCAACACGCGGCCCTGTGCGTCGCGTACTTCAAGCTCATGCTGCGGCAGCACCTCGCCACAGATGACAAAGGTGCGCAGCGCGCGTGCCGGGTCGTTGGCGGCAATGGCCTCGCCGCGTGTTTCCAGTGCGCGCAGGTCGATCGTATCCGTGCGAATGCCCGAACCCAGCGGGGCGAAGCTGATGGCCAGCGTGGCCTCGGCCATCCCGTAACTCGCGGTAAACGCCCGGCTGTCGAAGCCGGAGGCCGCGAATCGCTGCCCGAAATCCTCAAGGATATGGTAGCGGATCATATCCCCGCCAATCCCCGCGATCCGCCATGATGACAGGTCGAGTTCGATCGAGGTGGCGCGTCGTGCGCAGAGCTCGTAACCGAAGGAGGGGCTGTAGGAAATCGTGCCACGGTTGCGGCTGATCAGGTCAAGCCAGACATGCGGCCGCCGCGCGAACTCACGGGTCGGCAGCATGTCAACGCTCAACTGACAGGTCATGGGAGTCAGGAAGAAGCCAACCAGGCCCATATCATGGTAAAGCGGCAGCCATGACACGCAGCGATCACCCGTCTCGCGCACCTTCAGGCCGTTCAGGGCAATGGCATGCGCGTTGGCCATGCCCGAGCGCTGGGTTACCGCGATCCCCATCGGGAAGCGGGTGCTGCCCGAGGAAAACTGGAGATAGGACAGGTCATCCGGTCCGATGGCGGGCAGTGTCTCAACCGTAATCGGGGTTTCGAGCAGTTCGCCCGGCGTGCCCGCGAATTTCAGGTTCAGGCCTGCCGTGATCTCATCGGTCCATGACGAGATGATCGAGGCGATCACCACGGCTGAAGCCGCAGCGCCTTCGATCATGCCCCGCAGGGTGCCGACATAGCCCTCGCGGCCACCAAAGGCCACGGGCAGCGGCAGCGGGGCCGACACCAGCCCCGCATACTGGCAACCGAAGAAGATGCGCGCGAAATCACCATCGCTTTCCGCCACGATGGCCACCCGATCACCCGGTTTCAGCCCCAGCGACAGCAGGCGTTTGCCGGTCTCGATCGCCTGCTCACGCAGCACGCTGTAGGGCAGTGTTTCGAGCAGTACACCCTTGCCGGAATAGATATTGAATCCGCTATGGCCCTGCGCGGCATAATCCAGCGCCGCGGGGAACGATGGAAAATCGCCGTAACGACGGGGCAGACCAGAATCGGAGGGGGTCGGGAGGCTTGTCATTTCCGGTAATGTGACTTCCACAGACGTATCTTGAAACGGCGAATGGGCGGTCTTCAACCAATTACCCTCAAAAAGTCAACAATCGATTTCGCGCCCTTGGCCGCCGTATCGACCGGCGCCGCAAACCCGAATGTATTGCGTATATACTCTTTTTGCCGATCAAGGAAATTTGCATGCGAGCGAAAAGAACTGTCAAGCTTGGCCTCCAGAGCGTCCACATTTTCCTCCACCGGCCCCAGCGTCCAGTTTTCATAATCGGCATTGCCGCGCCATCGGGTCTGGTGCGCATCCAGGAACAGGCAGGGGCGGGGCCGGATCAGGAATTCACCAATCTGGCTACTGACGTCGCCCATATATAGGTCCGCTGCAAGGGTATAGGTCATGTCCACGCTTCTATCACTGCCGGGATCGATGATCATATGAGGCGTTGATGTGAACGGTGCCAGCAACTCCATGATTTTACGTCGGTTTGTATCGAACAGCCGATAATGTGGGGCGAAGATCAGATTGTATTTTGTCTGAGACGCGAAATATTCAAGTACCCTCATCCCGAACCGTGGCCATGAGGACAGCGTGGGGCAGAAATGTGGGTTGTAGATTATGGTAGGACGGTTGTTGGTGAACAGCCGTGCGCGGTCGGGCCGTAACCGGCGAACCATGTCGAATTTCGCGTATATACCTGTCGCATAATGGCCCGTGCGTAGGGAACCGATCTTCAGAAGGCGGTCTTCCACCTTGGGGCCAGCCAGAAGCACGTAGTCGAATTGCCGGACGTCCCGCGCAAAACCGATGGCCCGGTCACCCGCGCCATGGCGGGTCCATATGAGCCTGGGGCGGGTGACACCCATCTTGCGCAAATAAAGTGATGTACGTTCGGGAACAACAATGGCCTGAAATCTGCTGAAATAATTTCTGTTTAAAAAGAGGACTGCCAGTTTACTTAAAGGCGTCGGACCATACTGCTCGATGTGATGCCGAATCCATGGGGGCTGGTGGAGAATGTCGAAACGGATGGAAGATTGCGGGTAAAGCCGTGACAGTGTGCGTATCCGTGCATCGCGCTCCCGGGTCAGGCTTGCAATATGAACCTGAATGTCCGGGTAAAGGCGGCTCATTTCCAGCGCTATGGAAAGCGAATGGAATTCCTGGTGGGGCTGGGCGATATAGGGAAACAGGACGTGAGCCAATGGATGGACCCTGTTACGTGACCTGAAAACGTAATGTGAGATAACATCAAGTGTGCCCGGCAGAGCGCCAGCTTGATCATGCTCCTGAATGACTGATTTGTCGCGACCTGCTTTTGAAAGAAAAGTCTGGTGAACTCTTCGCGCTTATGGGCTCCAGGCTGACAAGGGCCTGACGGGTGAACCATAGGTTAGTGAATAGAGAGTTGGGAGATCGCGTAGCCCCTGCCTGACCGTACGTTCCCTTATAGAACGTGCGGTCCAGTCCCATGGTTGAGGAGAGGAGGGGCTATCCCCTCCTTTTTTCATATATTTTCATTTTTCTTTCTGTTTTTTGGAACGGATTGTGAATGTTTCAGTCTTTTTATGACTGATTTCCGTGGGTTTTTCGTAGTTTTGGGGGAGCGTTGACACGGTGGGCGTATATCCGTAAAAGCCCCTTCACCGGACGGCGATGCTGCTCCGGCGGGTTCTTTGACAAGAGAATAGAGAGAGTATCTGGAAGGGATATGCTGGCGGCGCGATTGTTGCTCTTTAGGGGGCGATGATTGGCGGTCTGGACTGGGTGAGACTGGTCTGGGTAGCTTGGCGTATCTTTTTAGGAATGCGTTGAGTGTTTTGAAGCTGTATGCGGGTTTATCCTGTTTTATGGTTAAGAAGCCTGGACTGGCTCTGTTTGTTTTACTGGGGACTTTGGTTTCTGGTGGGATGAACCTGAGAGTTTGATCCTGGCTCAGAGCGAACGCTGGCGGCATGCTTAACACATGCAAGTCGCACGAACCTTTCGGGGTTAGTGGCGGACGGGTGAGTAACGCGTAGGGATCTATCCACGGGTGGGGGATAACTTTGGGAAACTGAAGCTAATACCGCATGACACCTGAGGGTCAAAGGCGCAAGTCGCCTGTGGAGGAACCTGCGTTCGATTAGCTAGTTGGTGGGGTAAAGGCCTACCAAGGCGATGATCGATAGCTGGTCTGAGAGGATGATCAGCCACACTGGGACTGAGACACGGCCCAGACTCCTACGGGAGGCAGCAGTGGGGAATATTGGACAATGGGCGCAAGCCTGATCCAGCAATGCCGCGTGTGTGAAGAAGGTTTTCGGATTGTAAAGCACTTTCAGCGGGGACGATGATGACGGTACCCGCAGAAGAAGCCCCGGCTAACTTCGTGCCAGCAGCCGCGGTAATACGAAGGGGGCAAGCGTTGCTCGGAATGACTGGGCGTAAAGGGCGCGTAGGCGGTTTTAACAGTCAGATGTGAAATTCCTGGGCTTAACCTGGGGGCTGCATTTGATACGTTGAGACTAGAGTGTGAGAGAGGGTTGTGGAATTCCCAGTGTAGAGGTGAAATTCGTAGATATTGGGAAGAACACCGGTGGCGAAGGCGGCAACCTGGCTCATGACTGACGCTGAGGCGCGAAAGCGTGGGGAGCAAACAGGATTAGATACCCTGGTAGTCCACGCTGTAAACGATGTGTGCTGGATGTTGGGTGACTTTGTCACTCAGTGTCGTAGTTAACGCGATAAGCACACCGCCTGGGGAGTACGGCCGCAAGGTTGAAACTCAAAGGAATTGACGGGGGCCCGCACAAGCGGTGGAGCATGTGGTTTAATTCGAAGCAACGCGCAGAACCTTACCAGGGCTTGACATGCGGAGGCCGTGTCCAGAGATGGGCATTTCTCGCAAGAGACCTCCAGCACAGGTGCTGCATGGCTGTCGTCAGCTCGTGTCGTGAGATGTTGGGTTAAGTCCCGCAACGAGCGCAACCCTCGCCTTTAGTTGCCATCACGTCTGGGTGGGCACTCTAAAGGAACTGCCGGTGACAAGCCGGAGGAAGGTGGGGATGACGTCAAGTCCTCATGGCCCTTATGTCCTGGGCTACACACGTGCTACAATGGCGGTGACAGTGGGAAGCCAGGTAGCGATACCGAGCCGATCTCAAAAAGCCGTCTCAGTTCGGATTGCACTCTGCAACTCGAGTGCATGAAGGTGGAATCGCTAGTAATCGCGGATCAGCATGCCGCGGTGAATACGTTCCCGGGCCTTGTACACACCGCCCGTCACACCATGGGAGTTGGTTTGACCTTAAGCCGGTGAGCGAACCGCAAGGACGCAGCCGACCACGGTCGGGTCAGCGACTGGGGTGAAGTCGTAACAAGGTAGCCGTAGGGGAACCTGCGGCTGGATCACCTCCTTTCAAGGATGTGTTCCGAGTATTGTCTGGGCGAAAGTCCGGATGGTTTTGGAATGCTTCTGAAAATAAAGTCCTTGCCTGCAGGATCGGGCAAGGCACAGCCAGGTAGGCTGCCTGCACTTTGGTGTAACGCGCCGTCAACATATCCCTTCCAGCGACAATCAATGGACCCTTTTGGGGCTAGTAGCTCAGTTGGTTAGAGCACACGCTTGATAAGCGTGGGGTCGGAGGTTCAAGTCCTCCCTGGCCCACCAGTTCTGTAGCGTGGTGCGGACCTGTCGGTTTGCGCCATGCGCCGATGGGGGCGTAGCTCAGCTGGGAGAGCACCTGCTTTGCAAGCAGGGGGTCGTCGGTTCGATCCCGTCCGCCTCCACCAGACACTGGTGTCGAGAGGTCTGGGAATGATTGTCGCCGGAAGATAATGGAGATCGGACGGATAGCTCATGGAACCGCGTTTGCGGTGCATGGGGTGTTGCGGTCTGGTAAGTTTGTTCTTTGATAAGTGAATAGGTTGGTGCGTTTGTGGACGTGCCCTGATCGCGGGTTGGTCTGACCCGTGGATGGTCCGAGCAGTCGGAGTATCCATGCTAAGCGATTAAGGCGTATGCGTTCACAAGCGAGTATGAATATGTGTTGATTGTGCTGATGCACTGCACTTTCTTATGTGCGGGTGGTGTCTGCCTTATGGGTGGATGGCTCCTGTGCATGTGTGGGCAATGAGCGCGATAAGGGCATTCGGTGGATGCCTTGGCACCAGGAGGCGATGAAAGACGTGGCACGCTGCGAAAAGCCATGGGGAGCCGCGAGCAGGCTTTGATCCGTGGATATCTGAATGGGGCAACCCACCCAGCGATGGGTATCATGTTCTGAATACATAGGGGCATGAGGCGAACCCGGGGAACTGAAACATCTAAGTACCCGGAGGAAAAGACATCAATTGAGATTCTGCTAGTAGTGGCGAGCGAACGCGGAACAGGCCAGTGGCCAGATATGAAGAAGCAGAACGGAATGGAAAGTCCGGCCAGAGCGGGTGATAGCCCCGTATGCGTAGTGTCATGTCTGGTCCTTGAGTAGGGCGGGACACGTGAAATCCTGTCTGAACATGGGGGGACCACCCTCCAAGCCTAAATACTCCCTGGTGACCGATAGCGAACAAGTACCGTGAGGGAAAGGTGAAAAGCACCCCGATGAGGGGAGTGAAAGAGACCTGAAACCGGATGCCTACAAGCAGTCGGAGCCTCTTATGGGGTGACGGCGTACCTTTTGTATAATGGGTCAGCGAGTTTCTGTTTGCAGCAAGCTTAAGCCGTTAGGTGTAGGCGTAGCGAAAGCGAGTCTGAACAGGGCGACGAGTTGCTGGCAGAAGACCCGAAACCGAGTGATCTAGCCATGGCCAGGCTGAAGGTGCGGTAACACGCACTGGAGGGCCGAACCCACGCCTGTTGAAAAAGTCGGGGATGAGCTGTGGCTAGGGGTGAAAGGCCAATCAAACTCGGAAATAGCTGGTTCTCCGCGAAATCTATTGAGGTAGACCGTCTGGTATTACCCCGGGGGGTAGAGCACTGGATGGGCTAGGGGGGCCCAAAGCCTTACCAAACCTAACCAAACTCCGAATACCCGGAAGTATGAGCCAGGCAGACAGACAGTGGGTGCTAAGGTCCATTGTCGAGAGGGAAACAGCCCAGACCACCAGCTAAGGCCCCTAAATCGTGGCTAAGTGGGAAAGGATGTGGGGATTCCAAAACAACCAGGAGGTTGGCTTAGAAGCAGCCATCCTTTAAAGAAAGCGTAATAGCTCACTGGTCTATTAGAAACCCTGCGCCGAAAATGTAACGGGGCTCAAGCCACGTGCCGAAGCTGTGGGTGCATATCTATGATATGCGCGGTAGCGGAGCGTTCCGTAGGTCTGTGAAGGAGACGGGGTGACCCTCTCTGGAGATATCGGAAGTGCGAATGCTGACATGAGTAGCGACAAACAGTGCGAGAAACACTGTCGCCGAAAGTCCAAGGGTTCCTGCGCAAGGTTAATCCGCGCAGGGTGAGCCGGCCCCTAAGGCGAGGGCGAAAGCCGTAGTCGATGGAAACCGGGCAAATATTCCCGGGCCTGCCAGAAGTGACGAATGCAATATGTTGTCGGGTCTTAACGGATTGATCCGGCTTTTGGCGCATTCCAGGAAATAGCTCTGGCATATAGACCGTACCCGAAACCGACACAGGTGGACTGGTAGAGAATACCAAGGCGCTTGAGAGAACGATGCTGAAGGAACTAGGCAAATTACTTGCGTAACTTCGGGATAAGCAAGACCCATCAGTGGGCAACCATTGGTGGGTGGCACAGACCAGGGGGTAGCGACTGTTTAGTAAAAACACAGGGCTGTGCGAAGTCGAGAGACGACGTATACGGCCTGACGCCTGCCCGGTGCCGGAAGGTTAAGAGGAGGTGTGCAAGCACCGAATTGAAGCCCCGGTAAACGGCGGCCGTAACTATAACGGTCCTAAGGTAGCGAAATTCCTTGTCGGGTAAGTTCCGACCTGCACGAATGGCGTAACGACTTCCCCGCTGTCTCCAGCATCGGCTCAGCGAAATTGAATTCCCCGTGAAGATGCGGGGTACCCGCGGTCAGACGGAAAGACCCTATGAACCTTTACTGCAGCTTTGCAGTGGCATCAGAGACATTCTGTGTAGGATAGGTGGGAGGCTTTGAAACCGGGGCGCCAGTTCCGGTGGAGCCATCCTTGAAATACCACCCTGACTGTTTCTGATGTCTAACCGAGGCCTGTTAGCCAGGTCCGGGACCCTGCATGGTGGGCAGTTTGACTGGGGCGGTCGCCTCCCAAAGTGTAACGGAGGCGCGCGATGGTGGGCTCAGGCCGGTCGGAAACCGGCTGTCGAGTGCAATGGCATAAGCCCGCCTGACTGTGAGAGTGACAGCTCGATCAGAGACGAAAGTCGGCCATAGTGATCCGGTGGTCCCGCGTGGAAGGGCCATCGCTCAACGGATAAAAGGTACTCTAGGGATAACAGGCTGATCTCCCCCAAGAGTCCACATCGACGGGGAGGTTTGGCACCTCGATGTCGGCTCATCACATCCTGGGGCTGGAGCAGGTCCCAAGGGTTCGGCTGTTCGCCGATTAAAGTGGTACGTGAGCTGGGTTTAGAACGTCGTGAGACAGTTCGGTCCCTATCTGCCGTGGGTGTTGGAGACTTGAGAGGATTTGTCCCTAGTACGAGAGGACCGGGATGAACATACCTCTGGTGCACCGGTTGTCGCGCCAGCGGCACAGCCGGGTAGCTAAGTGTGGACGGGATAACCGCTGAAAGCATCTAAGCGGGAAACCCACCTCAAAACAAGGTCTCCCCAAGGGCCGTGATAGACCATCACGTCAATAGGCCAGGTGTGGAAGCGCAGTAATGCGTGCAGCTAACTGGTCCTAATCGCCCAATAGGCTCATTCCATCGCCACAATCGTGGCAACATACATGCACAGCAGTCATCCACTCTCAACACTCATACAAAACACACCAACCCATCCACATCCTCTCCCCTCAATCAGGGGGACTGGATGACCTGGTGGCCATGGCGGGGAATGATCCACCCGATCCCATCCCGAACTCGGCCGTGAAATACCCCAGCGCCCATGATACTGTGCCTTAAGGCACGGGAAAGTCGGTCGCCGCCAGGTCTTCCAATCCCCCTCACAATCGCGGGGTGGAGCAGCCCGGTAGCTCGTCAGGCTCATAACCTGAAGGCCGCAGGTTCAAATCCTGCCCCCGCAACCAAAACTTATTCAATATAATCAGCATGTTAAGCCGTCCGTAAGGGCGGCTTTCTGCGTTTCAGATACACCTGCAGGATGCGTATAGGATGCAAATGGGAGTGAAACTCCAGCGTAGTTTGGACTCATAACAAGGCTTTTCACGATGGCGTGAGCTTTATCGGCAGCCTTATTGATTAGTGGAAAGTGCGCGATCTGACGACGATACGCTCACCGGCGGAATCGCTGTCATGGGCGCTCTCAGCAGAGGTGCGATTACCAACGTCTGCGAGCAGGCCGGAGAAATCGATAATCTCCTTTGCCACTAGATGCACGACCTCGCCTTCCTTCTGCAGCATGCCTGTCGCCGCCAGCATCTGGCCGCCAAGCACCACGCGCCGATTTGCGTCGAACATATCGGACCAGATGATGACGTTCATGTTGGCCGTCTCGTCCTCCAGCGTCCATGAACACCATGCCTTCGGCAGAGCCGGGCCGCTGCCGGACCAGCACCAGCCCTGCCACGCTGAGACGCTTCCCATCCTTCGCTGCCAATGCGTGCCGACAGGATATGATGTCCCTGGCCTGAAGATCCTCGCGCAGAAAGATCAAGAGATGATCCCGCAGGGTCAGGCCAAGCCCCGGTTATAGTCCCGCACAACCTCAGCCCCGTCGCGCATGGGCTGCAGCAGCACATGCGGCTCCTCTGCTTCCCGTGTCACCTGCGCTGCAGCGAACAGCGGCAGCGGTTCGTCCCGTAGCGCCTTGATCGCCCACAGCGCCTCCCGGCGTGCCAGCCCGCAGCGACGGAGAACCGCTCGCTTTCTTTCGGGATCTGGTGCCGATGCACCTCAGTGCGGAAACTGGCGGAAGGCGAGACGACGGACGACCTGTTCGGGTTCCTGACCACAGAGGCCAACCGGGAAGTGGGCGCGATCCATCCGAAGGCTATGCCTGTGATCCGGACGCAGCCGGATGAGCTGGACGTATGGATGAACGCCCGGTCGCAGAAGCTCTGCGCCTTCAGCGGCCTATCCCTATGGTCTTCAAGGCGGACATTTTTGGGAGATCCAATTCAAGATCAGAAAAGGTCCGGCCAACCAGTCGGGTGATGCGTAAAAATCCTCTGACACAAACCATCATTGGCATAAAGGCGTTTATCCTTACTAAAACCGCAGGGTAACTCCACATCAAATTCTTAGCTCCCGCTCCCATGCCCGAGCCGATGGCCGGGTCGAAACCCATGGGACCGGGCCTGGCATGCGATCAGGAAGCCGACCGCGACAAGCCCCATCACGGCCCAGGGGAATGAGGCCGCGCCCCATGTGTCGAGCAGCACGCCGCCCAGAAGGCCCCCGCCGGCTATGGCACTGTTCCACGCCACCACATTCATCGACAGCGCGACGTCCGCGCCGTCGCCGGCCGCATCGGCCAGCGCCGTCTGGAGCAACGTCGCGGCCCCGCCGAATGTCAGCCCCCATATCGTCACCCCGATCATGATCACCGCAGGCGACGCTGATCCAAGGGCAAAAGCCACTGCCACGACCGCGAATATGGCCAGACTGAGCAGGACGGACAGGCGCAGGGCGTGATCGACCGTGCGGCTGGTCAGCCAGATACCAACCAGAGCGGCGATCCCGAAGAGCAGCAGGATGCGATCCGCCTGCCCCGCCAGCCCGGCCGGTGTCACGAACGGCACGATGTAGGTGTAGAGCACGTTATGTGCGAGCATCCACGCCATCACGACACCCAGAACGGACCGCACGCCCGGCATGTCCAGAACATGCCGGAACGGCAGACGCTCGTGATGCGCGGCCCCCGGAAAATCAGGAACCTTCGCCAGAACCCATGCGATCAGCAGCACGGTCAGGCCCGACATGATCCAGAAAGCCAGGCGCCAGCCGACGGCAGCGCCCAGCCATGTCCCGGCGGGAACCCCCAGCGAGAGCGCGATCGGCGTGCCGACCATGGCAATCGCCAAAGCCCGCCCCTGCTGGGCGCGCGTCACCATCCGGCGCGCATAACCGGCCAGCAACGCCCAGGCGAGACCCGCCGCCGCACCTGCGCCGTACCGGGCGATGAGGGTCGCGCCGTAATGTGTTGAAAAAGCGGTGATGGAATTGAACACCACGAAGCCAATGATCGCCAGCAGCAGGACCTTTCTGCGCCGCCATCGCTGCGTGGCGAGCGTCAACGGGATCGCGGCACTCAGCGAGCCTATGGCATAGGCCGTCACCATCTGCCCTGCCAGCGCAGCGGAAACATGCAGGCCGGTCCCGATCTCAGGCAACAGACCCGCCGGCAGGGTTTCGGTCATGATGCAGATGAAGCCGGTCATGGCCAGCGCGAGCAGGCCGGCGACCGGCAGGCGCTCGTCGGTTTTGTTCTTGGACACTGTGATGGTCGGGGTCATGGGCTGCTCACATATGGATCGTTCGGTACACATATAAGGAGGCAGCCGCCTTGGCAATCACTTCTGGATCACTTAATATGGAAGTCTTTCGGAAGGAACGAGGCCATGGCGCGGACAGGGCGTCCCCGTGAGTTTGACCGCGACAAGGCGATTGACGCCGCCACGGCGCTCTTCTGGGCGCAGGGCTACGAACCGACCTCCCTGACCCAGCTCAAGGCCAGCATGGGCCATATCTCGCCTGCGAGCTTCTATGCCGCATTCGGCTCGAAGGAAGCCCTGTTCAGGGAAGTCGTGCAGCATTATCTGGCGACCTATGGACAGGTCATGGCGCCCTTATGGGACGAAAGCCTGCCGCCGCGCGAGGCCATCGAGCGGACGTTACGCGGTTCGG carries:
- a CDS encoding CDP-glycerol glycerophosphotransferase family protein — protein: MAHVLFPYIAQPHQEFHSLSIALEMSRLYPDIQVHIASLTRERDARIRTLSRLYPQSSIRFDILHQPPWIRHHIEQYGPTPLSKLAVLFLNRNYFSRFQAIVVPERTSLYLRKMGVTRPRLIWTRHGAGDRAIGFARDVRQFDYVLLAGPKVEDRLLKIGSLRTGHYATGIYAKFDMVRRLRPDRARLFTNNRPTIIYNPHFCPTLSSWPRFGMRVLEYFASQTKYNLIFAPHYRLFDTNRRKIMELLAPFTSTPHMIIDPGSDRSVDMTYTLAADLYMGDVSSQIGEFLIRPRPCLFLDAHQTRWRGNADYENWTLGPVEENVDALEAKLDSSFRSHANFLDRQKEYIRNTFGFAAPVDTAAKGAKSIVDFLRVIG
- a CDS encoding fatty acyl-AMP ligase, which codes for MTSLPTPSDSGLPRRYGDFPSFPAALDYAAQGHSGFNIYSGKGVLLETLPYSVLREQAIETGKRLLSLGLKPGDRVAIVAESDGDFARIFFGCQYAGLVSAPLPLPVAFGGREGYVGTLRGMIEGAAASAVVIASIISSWTDEITAGLNLKFAGTPGELLETPITVETLPAIGPDDLSYLQFSSGSTRFPMGIAVTQRSGMANAHAIALNGLKVRETGDRCVSWLPLYHDMGLVGFFLTPMTCQLSVDMLPTREFARRPHVWLDLISRNRGTISYSPSFGYELCARRATSIELDLSSWRIAGIGGDMIRYHILEDFGQRFAASGFDSRAFTASYGMAEATLAISFAPLGSGIRTDTIDLRALETRGEAIAANDPARALRTFVICGEVLPQHELEVRDAQGRVLQDRQIGTIFVRGPSLMQGYFRRPQETARALDSDGWLNTGDLGYMLDGQIVVTGRAKDLIIINGRNIWPQDLEWSAETEISTLRSRDVAVFSVDEDEGEKIVALVQCRASSPEARETLKTETASLFRRQHGVDVSIILVPPHTLPQTSSGKLTRARAKAMLLSGAFQPLEATSVPVV
- a CDS encoding acyl carrier protein, translating into MTETVASVSALIVKTLLANPKVPRDINGSSKIVEDLAFDSLAVMNFVMEIEDTLDVSVPLDRLADIRTIDDLAACIVSLKQAS
- a CDS encoding MFS transporter, with product MTPTITVSKNKTDERLPVAGLLALAMTGFICIMTETLPAGLLPEIGTGLHVSAALAGQMVTAYAIGSLSAAIPLTLATQRWRRRKVLLLAIIGFVVFNSITAFSTHYGATLIARYGAGAAAGLAWALLAGYARRMVTRAQQGRALAIAMVGTPIALSLGVPAGTWLGAAVGWRLAFWIMSGLTVLLIAWVLAKVPDFPGAAHHERLPFRHVLDMPGVRSVLGVVMAWMLAHNVLYTYIVPFVTPAGLAGQADRILLLFGIAALVGIWLTSRTVDHALRLSVLLSLAIFAVVAVAFALGSASPAVIMIGVTIWGLTFGGAATLLQTALADAAGDGADVALSMNVVAWNSAIAGGGLLGGVLLDTWGAASFPWAVMGLVAVGFLIACQARSHGFRPGHRLGHGSGS